One window of the Caminibacter pacificus genome contains the following:
- a CDS encoding ComEA family DNA-binding protein, with the protein MKKTLLALAFALSSLMAIDFNTASKAELMKVKGIGPKKAEAIIQYRKTHKIKSINDLKNIKGFNSKTISKIKNQKSALKDKANAKKAALKNKKSKMKAKMNSKKEALKNKKAKLNAKKSQLKKMKKEKMEKLDSKKSAFKNKVKF; encoded by the coding sequence ATGAAAAAAACACTTTTAGCATTAGCATTTGCTCTTTCAAGCTTAATGGCTATCGATTTTAATACGGCTTCAAAAGCTGAACTTATGAAAGTAAAAGGTATCGGACCTAAAAAAGCGGAAGCTATCATCCAATACAGAAAAACTCACAAAATCAAAAGTATTAACGACCTTAAAAACATCAAAGGTTTCAACAGCAAAACAATCAGCAAAATCAAAAATCAAAAAAGCGCACTAAAAGATAAAGCAAACGCAAAAAAAGCCGCTCTAAAAAACAAAAAATCAAAAATGAAAGCAAAAATGAACTCAAAAAAAGAAGCTTTAAAAAACAAAAAAGCAAAACTAAACGCAAAAAAATCTCAACTTAAAAAAATGAAAAAAGAGAAAATGGAAAAATTAGACAGCAAAAAATCAGCTTTCAAAAATAAAGTAAAATTCTAA
- a CDS encoding pyridoxine 5'-phosphate synthase produces the protein MKLGVNIDHIATLRNARRINEPDPLMALEILKEAGADQVTIHLREDRRHITDFDAQRIVQNSFLPVNMECSINPEIIDIICTLKPHRATLVPERREEVTTEGGLDVVKFEKEIKNAIEKLHKNDIEVSLFIDPDTKQIEKSAELKAEMIELHTGRYANLFLALNTNINETPFKIFENLDRKTLKKELELELKLLKDATLYANDLNLEVAAGHGLNYQNVKEIANIKEIVELNIGHSIIANSVFLGLKEAIIKMKKLISS, from the coding sequence ATGAAACTCGGAGTAAATATCGACCATATCGCGACGTTAAGAAACGCCCGCAGAATTAACGAACCCGACCCTTTAATGGCTCTTGAAATCCTAAAAGAAGCCGGTGCCGACCAAGTAACCATCCACCTCAGAGAAGACAGACGTCATATTACCGATTTCGATGCACAAAGAATAGTTCAAAACAGCTTTTTACCCGTAAATATGGAATGTTCGATAAATCCTGAAATTATTGATATTATCTGCACTCTAAAACCTCACAGAGCTACATTGGTACCCGAAAGAAGAGAAGAAGTCACTACCGAAGGCGGTCTTGATGTTGTGAAATTCGAAAAAGAGATAAAAAACGCAATAGAAAAACTCCACAAAAACGATATTGAAGTTTCATTATTTATAGACCCCGATACAAAACAAATAGAAAAAAGCGCGGAATTAAAAGCCGAAATGATAGAACTACACACCGGAAGGTATGCAAACTTATTCTTAGCGCTTAACACAAACATCAACGAAACACCTTTTAAAATTTTTGAAAATTTAGATAGAAAAACTCTAAAAAAAGAACTCGAATTGGAACTAAAACTCCTAAAAGACGCCACACTTTACGCAAACGACCTAAATCTTGAGGTAGCTGCCGGCCACGGGCTAAATTATCAAAACGTAAAAGAAATAGCAAACATAAAAGAAATCGTAGAACTGAATATCGGGCATAGTATCATTGCAAATTCGGTATTCTTGGGACTAAAAGAAGCTATCATAAAAATGAAAAAACTCATCTCTTCTTAA
- the mog gene encoding molybdopterin adenylyltransferase, producing MTKIAIVTMSDRASQGIYEDKSGKEIEKFLSENITNDYEIVYRLIPDDYDTIVKTLKELVDMNCSLILTTGGTGPAPRDVTPEATKEVIEKELPGFGELMRMHSLKYVPTSILARGTAGVVKKSFILNLPGSPKAIKENLEAVWAAIPYAIDLIGGNYIESPTAFRPKKK from the coding sequence ATGACAAAAATTGCAATAGTTACGATGAGCGATAGAGCAAGCCAAGGAATCTATGAAGATAAAAGCGGAAAAGAGATAGAAAAATTCTTAAGCGAAAACATAACAAACGACTATGAAATCGTTTATAGATTAATCCCGGACGATTACGACACAATCGTAAAAACACTAAAAGAACTTGTCGATATGAACTGCTCCCTAATCCTAACAACAGGCGGAACGGGACCCGCACCAAGAGACGTCACGCCCGAAGCTACAAAAGAGGTAATCGAAAAAGAACTACCCGGATTCGGAGAGCTTATGAGAATGCACAGCCTAAAATACGTCCCTACTTCAATCCTTGCCAGAGGTACCGCAGGTGTCGTTAAAAAAAGCTTCATTCTAAACCTACCGGGAAGCCCTAAAGCTATCAAAGAAAACCTCGAAGCCGTATGGGCTGCTATTCCGTACGCTATAGATTTAATCGGCGGTAATTATATCGAATCCCCTACCGCATTCAGACCTAAGAAAAAATAA
- a CDS encoding HesA/MoeB/ThiF family protein, translating to MFRRQIEVIGEKNQEKLSEKSVLIVGCGGLGNIIATTISCIGLRKIYLIDYDTIELHNIHRQFQFSKADIGKSKSKTLCEKINRCENTEIIALEGMFDENMKIDVDLVFDATDNFEVRKKIDSFAKAKKIPWIYASVEETRGQVGVFRKTSFEIFATKAHEVKGQLPPMVNLIGSIASMSGLKCLIGECKEVLYYVDFSEDLEIKKFSF from the coding sequence ATGTTTAGAAGGCAAATCGAAGTAATAGGTGAAAAAAATCAAGAAAAGTTATCTGAAAAAAGCGTATTGATAGTCGGGTGTGGGGGGCTTGGGAATATAATCGCCACTACTATTTCTTGTATCGGGCTTCGTAAAATCTACTTGATAGACTATGATACGATAGAGCTTCACAATATTCATCGTCAATTTCAGTTTTCAAAAGCAGATATCGGAAAAAGCAAATCAAAAACCCTTTGCGAGAAGATAAATAGATGCGAAAATACCGAAATTATTGCACTTGAGGGGATGTTTGATGAAAATATGAAAATTGATGTCGATTTGGTTTTTGATGCGACCGATAATTTTGAAGTAAGAAAAAAGATAGATTCTTTCGCGAAAGCTAAAAAGATTCCTTGGATATATGCGAGTGTTGAAGAGACAAGAGGTCAAGTCGGTGTTTTTAGAAAAACTTCTTTTGAGATATTTGCTACAAAAGCTCACGAAGTCAAAGGCCAGCTGCCTCCTATGGTAAATTTAATCGGTTCGATTGCTTCGATGTCGGGACTTAAATGTTTGATAGGGGAGTGCAAAGAAGTGCTTTATTATGTCGATTTTTCTGAAGATTTAGAGATAAAGAAGTTTAGTTTTTGA
- the rpiB gene encoding ribose 5-phosphate isomerase B — MKYFIGTDHAGFEVKPFVIEYLEKRGIEVEDLGTYSKESVDYPDYAHKVAEAVLANPGSMGILICGSGIGMSLAANKHKGIRAALCHDYYTAEMARRHNDANILCFGARIVGLGVIESILEAWLTHDFEGGRHLRRVEKIDI; from the coding sequence ATGAAATATTTTATCGGTACCGACCATGCCGGATTCGAAGTAAAACCTTTCGTTATCGAATATCTTGAAAAAAGAGGCATCGAAGTAGAAGATTTGGGAACGTACTCAAAAGAGAGTGTGGATTATCCCGATTATGCTCACAAAGTAGCCGAAGCCGTCCTTGCAAATCCCGGAAGTATGGGGATTTTGATTTGCGGTAGCGGTATTGGAATGAGTCTTGCCGCAAACAAACACAAAGGCATCAGAGCCGCATTATGCCACGACTACTATACAGCGGAAATGGCAAGAAGACACAATGACGCCAATATTTTATGCTTCGGAGCGAGAATCGTAGGACTTGGTGTGATAGAATCTATCCTCGAAGCATGGCTCACTCACGATTTCGAAGGCGGAAGACATTTAAGAAGGGTAGAAAAAATTGATATTTAA
- a CDS encoding malic enzyme-like NAD(P)-binding protein, whose translation MANKPTFTKEEALEYHAKPVPGKIAIEVTKPVRDSRDLSIAYSPGVAIPCLEIDKDEELAYTYTNKANLVAVVSDSTAVLGLGTLKPVAGKPVMEGKAVLFKKFAFIDAYDIMLKERDPDKIVEIVEAISPTFGGINLEDIKAPKCFDIEKNAQARCDIPVFHDDQHGTAIISSAAIINWCKLEGKKLEDLRVVVIGAGAAGLAAAEMYKALGIKNMVLTDSRGPVTTKRDDLNKYKQPWAVDEDLETLADALKGADVVVGNSVANCITQDMVKTLAPNALLLTLANPDPEIKPELALEVRPDLYIGTGRSDYPNQVNNVLGFPFIFRGALDTHAKAVNMEMKIAAAYALADLAEKPVPQYVKDAYGGADLKFGKDYILPKPFDRRVFVDESVAVARAALESGVARIKVDDIDKWVEGYKQHLINMLKEKEGIDYDAK comes from the coding sequence AACAAAACCGGTAAGAGATAGTAGAGACTTATCAATCGCTTACTCACCTGGTGTTGCTATTCCTTGTCTTGAAATCGACAAAGACGAAGAACTTGCATACACTTACACAAACAAAGCTAACCTTGTAGCTGTAGTATCTGATTCTACTGCGGTATTAGGACTTGGTACTCTTAAACCTGTAGCTGGTAAACCTGTTATGGAAGGTAAAGCGGTACTATTCAAAAAATTCGCATTTATCGATGCTTATGACATTATGTTAAAAGAAAGAGACCCTGACAAAATCGTAGAAATCGTTGAAGCAATTTCTCCGACATTCGGTGGTATCAACCTTGAAGACATTAAAGCGCCTAAATGTTTCGACATCGAAAAAAACGCTCAAGCAAGATGTGATATTCCTGTATTCCACGACGACCAACACGGAACTGCTATTATCTCTTCTGCGGCTATTATCAACTGGTGTAAACTTGAAGGTAAAAAACTTGAAGACCTTAGAGTTGTAGTAATCGGTGCTGGTGCTGCCGGACTTGCAGCGGCTGAAATGTATAAGGCTCTCGGAATCAAAAATATGGTTCTAACTGATAGTAGAGGTCCTGTAACTACAAAAAGAGACGACCTAAACAAATATAAACAACCTTGGGCGGTTGACGAAGACCTTGAAACACTGGCTGACGCACTAAAAGGTGCCGATGTTGTAGTAGGTAACTCAGTAGCGAATTGTATTACTCAAGATATGGTTAAAACACTTGCACCAAACGCACTACTTCTAACTCTTGCAAACCCGGATCCTGAAATCAAACCTGAACTTGCTCTGGAAGTAAGACCTGACCTTTACATCGGTACAGGTAGAAGTGACTACCCTAACCAAGTAAATAACGTTTTAGGATTCCCGTTCATCTTCAGAGGTGCGCTTGATACTCACGCAAAAGCAGTAAATATGGAAATGAAAATCGCAGCTGCTTACGCACTTGCCGACCTTGCTGAAAAACCTGTTCCACAATACGTAAAAGACGCTTATGGTGGAGCGGACTTAAAATTTGGAAAAGATTACATCCTTCCAAAACCATTCGATAGAAGAGTATTCGTTGACGAATCTGTAGCGGTTGCAAGAGCTGCGCTTGAGAGCGGTGTTGCGAGAATTAAAGTTGATGATATCGATAAATGGGTAGAAGGATACAAACAACACCTAATCAATATGCTAAAAGAAAAAGAAGGTATCGATTACGACGCAAAATAA
- the rhuM gene encoding RhuM family protein, producing the protein MKDIVKFIDGEIEIETKVENETVWITQKQMCELFGTAKSTISEHLKNIFESGELNRESTVRKFRTVKMEGNRKVSRNIEYYNLDVIISVGYRVNSKKATKFRQWATKILKDYILKGYALNQKRLEQNFNEFKQEIELLQKAIKQNLNEIEAKGFLDIITKYAKSWILLNQFDENRLEIPKGKEAKFILDYYEAVREIEKLKNELINKKEATELFGQERENSFKGIIRNIYQTFGSVDLLPTIEEKAANLFYYIVKDHPFVDGNKRIGAFMFVFFLSKNNYLYDENGELKINSNALVSLALLIAHSNPNEKDLIIKLIMNLIGE; encoded by the coding sequence ATGAAAGATATTGTAAAATTTATAGACGGGGAAATTGAGATTGAGACAAAAGTGGAAAACGAAACGGTATGGATTACGCAAAAGCAGATGTGTGAGCTTTTTGGAACTGCAAAATCTACTATTAGCGAACACTTAAAAAACATTTTTGAAAGTGGTGAATTAAACAGAGAATCAACTGTTCGGAAATTCCGAACAGTTAAAATGGAAGGAAACAGAAAAGTTTCAAGAAATATTGAATATTACAATCTTGACGTAATAATCTCGGTGGGATACAGGGTAAACAGTAAAAAAGCAACGAAATTCAGACAATGGGCTACGAAAATTTTGAAAGATTATATTTTAAAAGGATATGCTCTAAATCAAAAAAGGTTGGAGCAAAACTTTAATGAATTTAAGCAGGAAATTGAGCTTTTACAAAAAGCAATTAAGCAAAATTTAAATGAAATTGAGGCAAAAGGATTTCTTGATATTATCACAAAATACGCAAAAAGCTGGATTTTACTGAATCAATTTGATGAAAATAGACTCGAAATCCCAAAAGGTAAAGAAGCAAAATTTATACTTGATTATTATGAAGCGGTTAGAGAAATAGAAAAATTAAAAAATGAGCTTATAAACAAAAAAGAAGCAACCGAGCTATTCGGACAGGAAAGGGAAAACAGCTTTAAAGGTATTATCCGTAATATTTACCAGACATTCGGTAGTGTTGATTTATTACCTACTATTGAAGAAAAAGCCGCAAATCTGTTTTATTACATTGTAAAAGACCATCCGTTTGTGGACGGAAACAAAAGAATAGGCGCTTTTATGTTCGTATTTTTTTTGAGTAAAAATAATTATTTGTATGATGAAAACGGTGAGCTTAAAATCAATTCCAACGCTCTTGTATCACTTGCTCTTTTGATAGCCCATTCAAATCCGAATGAAAAAGATTTGATAATTAAACTCATTATGAATTTAATAGGGGAGTAA